A stretch of Aspergillus nidulans FGSC A4 chromosome VI DNA encodes these proteins:
- a CDS encoding uncharacterized protein (transcript_id=CADANIAT00009740) produces MEPRYKLLENLPLSVWLYLKDFLQPTDLENILVTGSHLWKHIFKDTKWLEFAQTFDQYHAMKVLGPADMTTPNANPREVWDQPASDRESIESGCILKTWHMQKFEKLQIVPRRANGNARHRWPVMVNFETGEHYEHVLEDWDEFFERSTRQDPSFRDLFNRIMNIRR; encoded by the exons ATGGAACCGAGATACAAGCTTCTGGAAAACCTTCCGCTTAGTGTTTGGCTATACCTTAAAGACTTCCTGCAACCAACCGACCTTGAAAATATCCTTGTCACAGGCTCACACCTCTGGAAACATATCTTCAAAGACACAAAATGGCTTGAATTTGCTCAGACATTTGATCAAT ATCATGCTATGAAAGTTCTTGGACCAGCTGATATGACGACGCCAAACGCAAACCCTAGGGAAGTCTGGGATCAGCCTGCCTCCGATAGAGAGTCCATCGAATCTGGCTGCATCCTCAAAACTTGGCATATGCAGAAATTCGAAAAGTTGCAAATAGTGCCAAGGCGTGCCAATGGGAATGCTAGGCACCGCTGGCCTGTAATGGTCAATTTCGAGACCGGCGAGCATTACGAACATGTTCTTGAGGACTGGGATGAGTTTTTTGAAAGATCTACCCGGCAGGACCCTTCATTTCGGGACCTCTTTAATCGAATTATGAATATCCGCAGATAA
- a CDS encoding ankyrin repeat domain-containing protein (transcript_id=CADANIAT00009733) codes for MLVNQPNWDYSLVNKKSKERPTPLHEAAKNGHEKIISILLDRGAKVDERDEKRRVPLHEAAAGGHTGIVSLLLHKGAKVDEMDEAGRVPLHEAAAGGRNTVIEILLAGINIKDKEGRTPLHHAAKEGHLPSVSVLLSHGAWADVPDNDERTPLYLAAIHGRLEAVQKLLSEDADFRKTDIEGRGISAVLKEISDENFSEEVKEQLSQIKKLFEGLSRSPELYTESICGNEAVDSQFSCAIIKFASGIFQRQRKNSEPSIDKVISGQEEIFGPRMEENDVRFRWLHLPVNNVSSTGSHDTDITNVSES; via the exons ATGCTGGTCAATCAGCCAAATTGGGACTACTCCCTTGTAAACAAAAAGAGTAAAGAAAGACCAACGCCACTTCATGAGGCAGCAAAAAATGGTCACGAGAAAATCATCTCGATATTGCTTGATAGAGGTGCCAAAGTCGATGAGAGGGACGAAAAACGGAGAGTGCCACTCCATGAAGCAGCTGCTGGTGGGCATACTGGGATCGTGTCTCTTCTACTCCATAAAGGCGCCAAAGTcgacgagatggacgagGCAGGGAGAGTGCCACTCCATGAAGCGGCTGCCGGTGGGCGCAACACGGTCATCGAAATTCTACTCG caggcatTAATATCAAAGACAAGGAGGGCCGCACTCCACTACACcatgcagcaaaggaaggGCACCTTCCCTCAGTATCGGTCCTTCTGAGCCACGGTGCTTGGGCGGATGTGCCTGACAACGACGAGCGGACGCCGCTCTACTTGGCGGCCATACATGGCCGGCTCGAAGCCGTGCAGAAACTCTTAAGCGAGGACGCCGATTTCAGAAAAACTGATATCGAAGGGCGTGGTATTAGCGCGGTGCTAAAGGAGATCTCTGATGAGAACTTCAgcgaggaggtcaaggagcAGCTGTCCCAGATCAAGAAATTATTTGAGGGTTTAAGTCGGTCACCTGAACTATATACAGAATCAATATGTGGTAACGAGGCCGTCGACAGCCAATTCAGCTGCGCAATCATTAAATTTGCTTCGGGAATTTTTCAGCGCCAGAGAAAAAACAGCGAACCTAGTATCGACAAAGTTATCAGCGGTCAAGAGGAAATATTTGGCCCCAGAATGGAAGAGAATGATGTGCGGTTTCGATGGTTGCATCTTCCCGTGAACAATGTAAGTTCTACAGGTTCCCATGACACTGACATAACTAACGTTTCCGAATCCTAG
- a CDS encoding WD40 repeat domain-containing protein (transcript_id=CADANIAT00009734), whose product MANRSYYDQKMSTLRDLGTSWESCRRVLSTVTLAQRPLRLAELCVLSGLPQETQAKDIVALCDSFLTINEKDDSVDVDLPTKDYLINEARDEIYPSGVTGAHLSLFSRSLEAMSSTLRRNIYSLHHPGVSVDEDMLLIPEPDPLATIRYSCVHWISHFCDAYESDACHKHQIDPDNAKSVDNFLRSTTLYWLEVLSLIQETASALRSMWRLVLLLRRKSSDSDLLDLVRDSYRFFLQNISAIKCAPLQVYASALVFSPADSLIRKLFGKEEPNWIETKPDVANHWSPCLQALEGHEAAVLSVSYSHDSRLLASASDDRTVKIWDTETGSLQHTLEGHSDLVRSVIFSHDSRLLASASDSTVKIWDTGTGSLQHTLEGHRDWVRSVIFSHDSQLLASASDDSTVKIWDTGTGSLQHTLEGHRDWVRSVIFSHDSQLLASASDDSTVKIWDTGTGSLQHTLEGHRDWVRSVIFSHDSRLLASASDDRTVRIWDTEKGSHKHTLEGHSSLVTSVSFSHDSRLLASASNDQTVRIWDIEARSLQHTFDLDATIEAMRFDKATSLWIQVTVKASIRSAMGMA is encoded by the exons ATGGCGAACCGCTCCTACTACGATCAGAAGATGAGTACGCTCAGGGACCTGGGAACATCGTGGGAGTCTTGCCGCCGTGTACTTAGCACTGTTACTCTGGCACAGCGCCCACTGCGCCTAGCTGAACTTTGCGTCTTGTCCGGACTGCCGCAGGAGACTCAAGCAAAGGACATTGTGGCCTTGTGCGACTCGTTTCTCACGATCAATGAGAAAGACGACTCCGTTGATGTTGACCTGCCGACTAAGGACTACTTGATCAATGAGGCAAGGGATGAAATCTACCCGTCCGGTGTCACCGGCGCCCATCTCAGCTTGTTCTCCCGATCACTGGAGGCCATGTCCTCCACCTTACGGCGGAATATCTACAGTCTGCACCATCCCGGGGTTTCAGTCGATGAAGACATGCTACTAATACCAGAACCGGATCCGTTAGCGACTATAAGATATTCCTGTGTCCACTGGATCAGCCATTTCTGCGATGCCTACGAAAGTGACGCTTGCCATAAGCACCAGATTGACCCTGATAATGCCAAGTCAGTTGACAACTTTCTTCGAAGTACCACACTCTACTGGCTCGAGGTGTTAAGTCTCATACAAGAAACAGCGTCCGCATTACGCTCGATGTGGAGGCTAGTACTTTTGCTTAGG AGAAAGTCATCTGACAGCGACTTATTAGACCTTGTTCGAGACTCATATCGTTTTTTTCTTCAGAACATATCTGCAATCAAGTGTGCTCCACTCCAGGTGTACGCATCAGCCCTTGTATTCAGCCCGGCCGACAGTCTAATCCGCAAGCTATTTGGAAAGGAGGAGCCCAACTGGATAGAAACTAAACCAGATGTGGCAAATCACTGGAGTCCTTGTTTACAGGCTCTAGAGGGTCACGAGGCTGCGGTCTTATCGGTTTCATACTCTCACGACTCGCGCCTTCTAGCCTCAGCATCGGATGACCGTACAGTCAAAATTTGGGATACAGAAACAGGTTCCTTGCAGCATACACTTGAGGGTCACAGTGATTTGGTCAGATCAGTTATATTCTCCCACGATTCCCGGCTTCTTGCCTCAGCATCCGATAGTACAGTCAAAATTTGGGATACAGGAACAGGTTCCTTGCAGCATACACTCGAGGGTCACCGTGACTGGGTCAGATCAGTTATATTCTCCCACGATTCCCAGCTTCTTGCTTCAGCATCCGATGATAGTACAGTCAAGATTTGGGATACAGGAACAGGTTCCTTGCAGCATACACTCGAGGGTCACCGTGACTGGGTCAGATCAGTTATATTCTCCCACGATTCCCAGCTTCTTGCTTCAGCATCCGATGATAGTACAGTCAAGATTTGGGATACAGGAACAGGTTCCTTGCAGCATACACTCGAGGGTCACCGTGACTGGGTCAGATCAGTTATATTCTCCCACGATTCCCGGCTTCTtgcttcagcatcagatGACCGGACAGTCAGGATCTGGGATACAGAAAAAGGTTCCCATAAACACACACTAGAGGGTCACAGTAGTTTGGTCACCTCAGTTTCATTCTCGCATGACTCCCGCCTTCTagcctcagcatcaaatGACCAGACAGTCAGGATCTGGGATATCGAGGCACGCTCCCTTCAACATACATTCGATCTTGACGCTACAATTGAAGCAATGCGGTTTGACAAGGCCACGTC GCTTTGGATCCAAGTTACGGTCAAGGCCAGCATCCGGAGCGCCATGGGTATGGCTTAA
- a CDS encoding uncharacterized protein (transcript_id=CADANIAT00009738), with amino-acid sequence MAPRQNPVALGGRPPVEPGDTTLEDGRNSAFDSLSIFEDTQEDALIELSSVDSNEWVAPRRTLQHFPEDSTGPRVQRYQQGYSLLDVDDIVMVPPNFHDSREATTSNGAPMQRSTSPLLSLFTETSELEGYGDAGSSNLGPSTYPEPEERCYCGSLPASDMRCYFCYPCGHVFCDRCWGRSPPHVRKRVQGGIPHEKTDPRLAKIIEQTLEVELDEKQQSWMHLKDENSSWFGTMRDDDDDMVFHDHGRFADLMAEMSARKRQVRYPGLVSFVGQTGAGKSTVVKLLIEVRETFRPCLSADNPSTQLQSISHPETRVPVVGSATNQELPTSGDVHLYSDPVSWATETPILYADCEGLDGGEREPLGVKIRKVGRRIANHAVPDHFEIKARHNTTTRDLLWATTEKTKSREYIVRNLYPRLLYTFSDTIVFVTKNPRVVENVIDQLIDWATAALEKSSNQPVLPHAIIVLNAAENSTDPRLWDIDESTDHLMESMNEAIMRNHNLRARVRFWVPRQRRITSMRELLLSYYSDIRVVRVPERGRPKLINQQIERLYEEVKIACRKSREAKHKLRMLLNSDELQPYLQYAFDHFSRDLEMPFDFVQASFANSPIPSDFGGNILKLAINILDVWSDCLDGPAIFRELSYIIASATMLDSARRKTLGPAESVFREYLDHFDDALDDFCDRHWPCEYLRSGRVIAIADYESSFSADGFRTTFRSMIFANLDALLRKLGDATFNAANRELEEAAAIHRDLVLMQFFHHLGGPSKFISHTVCYTCLVEPPEHLLPCGHVLCTPCIKAFGVNRVKNVYEMVACPMHRDRTRQLSHDPVTLRKGQFPEFWSISIKPHGAGTRILSLDGGGVRGIVELTILQQIEKALGQGLYIQDFFDLIVGTSTGGIIALGLGAHGLSVQDSIYNFRRLCKKAFTRRKGAGIPVLERIITASNHSKFETKPLEDALRSIYGDTKLFGGSRGNMEEPLCLRRLTKVAVTTTTTAASVVVLANYNRHGSTENQSYRFYRSEKPESEMKVWESARATSAAPRIFKPFFHNASGQEYQDGAIYHNNPIDVAYREQKLIWPDMADSHPDIVLSIGTGYNPNSQTRDTHLSRPGSRGMISYVMGLAKIAMDHIHSSLDSERTWRVFLERTHPPSRFLDRYVRANLALDNDPPSLDNVEMIDTLSEMTRSRFTKDISFIQSISDRLVASSFYFEQSSSAMGADNGDGTFTINGHILSRFPPGSSQIHSLGEAFHRRSRNIFNRGSGGHQPYFVVRERRREREGKLLVISEDVIQSMITHGKFSMRKIQLRVAERMAETEICLCLDGDRAQPTLYPISGFPKCMLEADMTSPSIKAKFSQRLSRSRSSQSRTREQWHGLLSRGQTHPLNPIDHYTDPSYQYPGDETYHGLQSLSERFSTARTDFDPFEELVLEGVPGSFPEGTPVSRSAASLSAPPIFSSLTTQPYIPPPNLFDQPLVYRQASARGQEPVRRSLHRQSQPDLSRPVEPPIPEQPGPILRPSSEGPSPDPLQVDMGSRNEPEPGSRPPNPVQASSGPPDPAGSADLFGNLRALLREELQGHARDAAERQNVFETAIRQDFERFQREIQRQMHNQNQHHIEHRQQDVHMSGGNDCPPYEQENDEFYVREIKRHRFSRDQRQPSVRGGSNGFRQPSERQRMPPPLDDN; translated from the exons ATGGCCCCAAGGCAAAATCCAGTCGCCTTGGGTGGCCGGCCACCTGTTGAGCCCGGCGATACAACGTTAGAGGATGGACGGAACAGTGCGTTCGACTCGCTATCCATTTTCGAAGACACGCAAGAAGATGCGTTAATTGAACTCTCGTCTGTCGACTCTAATGAATGGGTG GCTCCGCGACGAACTTTGCAACACTTTCCCGAGGACTCGACAGG ACCCAGGGTCCAACGTTATCAACAAGGGTATAGTCTTCTTGACGTTGATGACATCGTGATGGTGCC TCCCAACTTTCACGACAGTAGGGAAGCCACAACTAGCAATGGTGCTCCAATGCAACGCTCAACAAGCCCACTCTTATCGCTCTTTACGGAAACgtcagagctggagggcTACGGAGATGCAGGTAGCAGCAACCTGGGTCCGAGTACATATCCAGAGCCCGAAGAGCGATGTTATTGTGGGTCTCTTCCCGCCAGTGATATGCGTTGCTACTTTTGCTACCCATGCGGCCACGTATTCTGCGATAGATGCTGGGGAAGATCACCGCCCCATGTCAGGAAGCGCGTACAAGGGGGTATACCGCACGAGAAGACGGATCCAAGGCTCGCCAAGATCATCGAACAGACGCTGGAGGTCGAATTGGATGAGAAGCAGCAGTCTTGGATGCATCTGAAAGATGAAAACTCCTCTTGGTTTGGAACGATGagggatgatgatgatgatatggTATTTCATGATCACGGAAGATTCGCCGATCTAATGGCTGAGATGTCAGCGCGCAAGAGGCAGGTGCGCTATCCCGGTCTGGTTTCGTTCGTCGGACAGACCGGGGCCGGGAAAAGCACGGTTGTTAAGCTCCTGATCGAGGTACGAGAGACCTTCAGGCCATGTCTCAGCGCTGACAATCCTTCCACCCAGCTGCAATCCATATCACATCCAGAGACGCGAGTGCCGGTTGTTGGATCCGCAACAAACCAGGAGTTGCCCACCTCCGGTGATGTTCATCTCTATTCAGACCCGGTATCTTGGGCTACCGAAACGCCCATCCTGTATGCAGATTGTGAGGGACTTGATGGTGGCGAGAGAGAGCCCCTGGGGGTCAAGATCAGAAAGGTGGGAAGACGAATCGCAAACCACGCAGTTCCCGACCACTTTGAGATCAAGGCGCGCCATAATACAACAACTCGCGATCTCTTATGGGCTACCAccgagaagaccaagagccGAGAGTATATTGTCCGGAATCTGTACCCGCGACTGCTCTACACTTTCTCGGACACCATCGTCTTTGTGACCAAAAATCCCCG GGTCGTCGAAAATGTTATAGACCAGCTGATAGACTGGGCGACAGCGGCTCTGGAAAAGTCATCTAACCAGCCTGTTCTTCCACACGCGATCATTGTCCTCAACGCAGCAGAGAACAGTACAGACCCTCGGCTATGGGATATCGATGAGTCTACTGACCACCTCATGGAATCCATGAACGAGGCAATAATGAGAAACCATAATCTTCGCGCA CGAGTTAGATTCTGGGTCCCCAGACAGAGACGTATCACCTCCATGCGggagcttcttctttcatACTACTCAGACATTAGAGTTGTCCGTGTGCCAGAGCGCGGACGTCCgaagctcatcaaccaaCAGATTGAACGCCTGTACGAGGAAGTCAAGATAGCTTGCCGGAAGTCCCGCGAAGCGAAGCACAAGTTGCGAATGCTTCTCAATTCGGATGAACTTCAACCTTACCTTCAATATGCCTTTGACCACTTCTCTCGCGACCTCGAGATGCCCTTTGACTTTGTGCAGGCATCCTTTGCAAACAGCCCCATCCCGTCAGACTTTGGCGGCAACATCTTGAAACTGGCCATCAACATCTTGGATGTGTGGAGTGATTGCCTCGATGGTCCGGCTATATTCAGGGAGCTTAGTTATATCATTGCATCGGCCACAATGCTGGATTCTGCTCGGCGCAAGACCCTAG GCCCCGCTGAAAGCGTGTTCCGCGAGTACCTCGACCATTTTGATGACGCTCTCGATGACTTTTGTGACCGTCACTGGCCATGTGAATAT TTGAGAAGCGGCCGAGTCATCGCAATTGCCGACTACGAATCCTCATTTTCAGCTGACGGCTTTCGGACTACATTCCGCTCAATGATTTTCGCCAACCTCGATGCGCTTCTTCGCAAGTTAGGTGATGCTACGTTCAATGCCGCGAACAGAGAActcgaagaagcggccgcgATTCACAGGGACCTCGTCCTGATGCAGTTCTTTCATCACTTGGGTGGACCCTCGAAATTCATTAGCCACACGGTCTGCTACACGTGTCTGGTAGAGCCGCCAGAGCATTTGCTGCCTTGCGGTCACGTTCTCTGCACGCCGTGCATAAAGGCATTTGGCGTGAACCGAGTAAAGAACGTCTACGAGATGGTAGCCTGCCCAATGCATCGTGACCGGAC ACGGCAACTTTCTCACGACCCTGTAACACTTAGGAAGGGACAATTCCCCGAATTCTGGTCTATCTCAATCAAGCCCCACGGAGCAGGAACTCGCATCCTGAGCctcgatggaggaggagtccGCGGAATTGTCGAGCTGACAATCCTCCAGCAAATCGAGAAGGCCCTTGGGCAGGGACTCTATATTCAAGATTTCTTCGATCTAATCGTCGGAACAAGCACAGGCGGAATAATTGCGCTGGGCTTGGGAGCCCACGGCCTGTCCGTGCAAGACAGCATCTACAACTTTCGGCGGCTATGCAAGAAAGCCTTCACGAGGCGTAAAGGAGCTGGGATCCCAGTGTTAGAGCGGATTATAACTGCCTCAAACCACAGTAAATTCGAAACAAAACCTCTGGAAGATGCTCTAAGAAGCATCTATGGCGATACAAAACTCTTCGGTGGCTCGCGTGGCAACATGGAGGAGCCGTTATGCTTGCGAAGACTCACGAAAGTGGCTGTCACCACTACGACCACAGCGGCCTCTGTGGTTGTGCTTGCCAACTACAACAGGCATGGCTCGACAGAAAATCAGTCATATAGGTTCTATCGCTCTGAGAAGCCCGAGAGCGAGATGAAGGTCTGGGAATCCGCTCGAGCGACGTCCGCCGCCCCGAGGATATTCAAGCCATTTTTCCATAATGCTTCCGGTCAAGAGTACCAGGACGGCGCAATCTACCATAATAATCCCATCGATGTGGCTTATAGGGAACAGAAGTTGATCTGGCCAGATATGGCTGACAGCCATCCTGACATTGTCCTCTCTATTGGCACCGGTTACAACCCGAATTCACAGACACGGGACACTCATCTCTCGAGGCCAGGCAGCCGTGGGATGATATCCTATGTTATGGGACTAGCAAAGATTGCTATGGACCATATCCACAGTAGCCTGGACTCAGAAAGGACGTGGCGTGTTTTCCTCGAGCGAACTCACCCCCCGTCCAGATTCCTCGACAGGTACGTCAGGGCAAACCTCGCCTTGGACAACGACCCCCCCAGTCTGGACAATGTGGAAATGATCGATACCCTGAGTGAGATGACTAGGTCTCGCTTTaccaaggatatctccttcaTACAGTCCATCTCAGATCGTCTCGTGGCATCGTCATTCTACTTTGAGCAATCCTCCTCAGCGATGGGCGCGGACAATGGAGACGGTACCTTTACCATCAATGGCCACATATTGTCGCGTTTTCCCCCGGGCTCATCTCAAATACATTCCCTGGGTGAGGCATTTCACCGACGGTCGAGGAACATCTTCAACCGCGGCAGCGGGGGCCATCAGCCCTATTTCGTTGTCCGCGAacgacgaagagaaagagaggggAAACTATTGGTGATAAGCGAGGACGTCATACAGTCCATGATAACGCATGGCAAATTCTCAATGCGCAAAATTCAACTGCGAGTTGCCGAGCGCATGGCAGAGACAGAAATCTGCCTCTGCTTGGATGGTGATCGAGCCCAGCCAACGCTGTACCCGATCAGCGGCTTTCCTAAATGCATGCTGGAAGCAGACATGACCT CACCCTCCATCAAAGCCAAATTCTCCCAGAGGCTGTCCCGATCGAGATCCTCACAATCCCGAACCAGAGAGCAATGGCATGGCCTATTGTCCCGGGGACAAACTCATCCGCTCAACCCTATCGACCACTATACCGACCCTTCATACCAGTACCCTGGCGACGAAACCTACCATGGCCTCCAGAGCCTCTCTGAGAGGTTTTCTACTGCGCGCACCGATTTCGACCCTTTCGAGGAA ctagttttag aaggggtgcctggctcatTTCCGGAAGGCACACCTGTCTCTCGATCTGCTGCCTCCCTATCTGCCCCTCCTATATTCAGTTCCCTAACAACGCAGCCATATATTCCACCACCCAACCTCTTTGATCAGCCTCTTGTTTATCGTCAAGCATCAGCTAGGGGTCAAGAACCTGTTAGAAGATCATTACATCGACAGTCCCAACCAGACCTATCTCGGCCCGTCGAGCCGCCGATCCCTGAACAACCAGGACCTATCCTTCGTCCGTCATCGGAAGGGCCATCTCCAGATCCTCTCCAAGTGGATATGGGCTCCCGAAATGAGCCTGAACCTGGTTCAAGGCCACCGAATCCCGTCCAAGCAAGCTCGGGGCCTCCTGATCCAGCAGGATCGGCTGACTTGTTCGGCAACCTGCGCGCCTTGCTTCGAGAGGAACTCCAAGGGCACGCCCGCGATGCTGCTGAACGACAAAACGTCTTCGAGACCGCTATTCGTCAGGATTTTGAACGATTTCAAAGGGAGATACAGCGTCAGATGCATAACCAGAACCAGCACCACATCGAACACCGCCAGCAGGATGTCCATATGTCAGGGGGAAACGATTGCCCACCGtacgagcaggagaatgaCGAGTTCTATGTTCGAGAAATCAAACGTCACCGGTTTTCGCGTGATCAAAGACAGCCTTCCGTACGAGGTGGCAGCAATGGTTTTCGGCAGCCTAGCGAACGTCAACGGATGCCTCCCCCATTAGATGACAATTAG
- a CDS encoding uncharacterized protein (transcript_id=CADANIAT00009737): protein MMFMLLSTGGRVPEPDGLVLGGGRHCLPVSYNEAMTITDNYPMEGARLYGSSLEFLLADRYGSGDPSYSYWRIGTGKAPVRVTWELRDWGHVSQGQVVASWLARDNMGPRTPA, encoded by the exons ATGATGTTTATGCTTCTCAGCACCGGAGGCCGCGTCCCAGAGCCGGATGGTCTCGTCCTCGGAGGCGGACGCCACTGTCTGCCCGTCAG ctacaacgaagcgaTGACTATCACCgataattatccaatggagggagctcgattg tacggctcgtcccttgaattcctactggcggaccggtacggctctggcgatccctcatattcctactggcggataggcaccggtaaggcgcccgtccgcgttacgtgggaattgagggattggggtcacgtgtcacagggccaggtcgtcgccagctggctcgcCCGTGACAACATGGGTCCCAGGACTCCTGCATAA
- a CDS encoding uncharacterized protein (transcript_id=CADANIAT00009735), producing MVVDLGIVNFENDWATLCMGTGETYEVVGSYAVRDSSASHHIAVLLMDGTGVASAVKTAAE from the coding sequence ATGGTCGTCGACCTTGGAATCGTCAATTTTGAGAATGATTGGGCCACTCTCTGCATGGGAACTGGCGAGACATATGAGGTAGTCGGCTCTTATGCAGTGAGAGATAGTTCAGCGTCTCACCATATCGCGGTCCTTCTAATGGACGGAACCGGCGTGGCATCCGCGGTCAAAACAGCGGCAGAGTGA
- a CDS encoding uncharacterized protein (transcript_id=CADANIAT00009736), protein MAWDPADLKGLPWPDILATQRVAPPGFGAAKNIQNPMDN, encoded by the exons atggcctgggatccagcagacttgaaggggcttccatggcctg atatcttggcaacccagcgggttgctccgccgggctttggggcagccaaaaatatccaaaacccaatggataattag
- a CDS encoding uncharacterized protein (transcript_id=CADANIAT00009739) has protein sequence MAWNKLEGGLRVHIPDPAPRTIIAEFLDQLDAKYGIWKDMTRDRGHIGQIKRATKRPASPISKHGPPGRLLLDLYIHMHRTKLPRDLSATKLALNDIPAKQFYKRGKESLLPTVNMVSEARQKCDEFEM, from the exons ATGGCTTGGAACAAGCTGGAAGGAGGTCTGCGTGTTCATatcccagatccagccccACGTACGATAATTGCCGAGTTCCTGGACCAACTTGACGCCAAATACGGTATATGGAAAGATATGACCAGAGACCGCGGTC ATATCGGCCAAATCAAACGAGCTACCAAGCGTCCCGCTAGCCCTATCAGCAAGCATGGACCCCCTGGGCgcctccttctcgacctctACATCCATATGCATCGAACCAAACTACCCAGGGATCTCAGCGCAACGAAGCTAGCTTTGAACGATATCCCAGCCAAGCAGTTTTACAAAAGAGGCAAAGAATCTCTGCTACCCACAGTCAACATGGTCTCCGAGGCGAGGCAG AAATGTGATGAGTTCGAAATGTAA